The Methanothrix sp. genome has a segment encoding these proteins:
- a CDS encoding ACT domain-containing protein, translating to MSEIKQISLFVENRPGRTAKVAKTLSDAGVNIRALTIAEAGDFGVIRMVLDDAEKGYKVLKENAFTVSMTDVLAVEMKDQPGGLYEIVNTLGENDVNVDYAYAFVTAKAQRAMLILRVDDIAKARKVLDDKKIKIATKEEIQAI from the coding sequence ATGTCAGAGATAAAGCAGATTTCGCTCTTTGTGGAGAACCGGCCGGGACGGACGGCCAAGGTTGCCAAGACGCTATCGGATGCCGGGGTGAACATCCGCGCCCTAACCATCGCCGAGGCGGGCGATTTCGGTGTCATCCGCATGGTCCTGGATGATGCCGAGAAGGGATATAAGGTCCTGAAGGAGAACGCCTTTACGGTCTCCATGACCGATGTCCTGGCAGTGGAGATGAAGGATCAGCCCGGTGGGCTTTATGAGATCGTCAATACCCTGGGAGAGAACGATGTGAATGTGGATTATGCCTATGCCTTCGTCACGGCAAAGGCGCAGAGGGCCATGCTCATCCTGCGGGTGGACGATATCGCCAAGGCCCGCAAGGTTCTGGATGATAAGAAGATCAAGATCGCCACCAAAGAGGAGATCCAGGCGATCTGA
- a CDS encoding Eco57I restriction-modification methylase domain-containing protein, protein MPAPKEIVQLVERFQNNRDAYKSGHYNETQVRREFVDPFFKALGWDIDNEQGFAEAYKDVIHEDAIKVGGTTRAPDYSFRIGGQRKFFLETKKPSVDIKEDIYPAFQLRRYAWTAKLPLSILTDFEEFSVYDCTIKPDKRDKPSKGRILYLTYEDYLEQWDEIEAIFSKNAILKGSFDRYAQDKRGKRGTAQVDSAFLEEIAGWREVLARNIALRNPELDTKDLNYVVQATVNRIIFLRICEDRGIEKLMKMEDLLSGERVYPRLCELFRRADERYNSSIFHFEKEEGRENPDTLSLRLNIDDKPLKDIIRRLYYPDSPYEFSVLPAEILGQVYEQFLGKVIRLTDGHRAVVEDKPEVKKAGGVKYTPSYIVDYIVKNTLGPALEDKTPSDASKISVLDPACGSGSFLIVAYQHLLDWHREWYGQKLVPLLQSGFRPSSVQIRHMLPGNEGASKGRKKEKGPELPIFQGRGGEWRLTTAEKKRILLNNIYGVDIDRQAVEVTKLSLLLKVLEGENEETISKQLTLFSERALPDLSRNIKCGNSLIGWDILEDNPNLGQKEIERINPFDWRAEYPEVFSRGGFDVVIGNPPYVRQESLGEFKGYFQKHFQVYQGTADLYAYFMERGVSLLLEGGIFSYIVANKWMRANYGLPLRRWLKEQCIEEIIDFGDLPVFLGATTYPCIIRIVRRPPQASFQATQVKTLGFNDLGEYVNENSYKVNQLTLDDSGWSLADEATQALLDKLKGKGVPLGEYVGGKIYYGIKTGLNEAFVIDAQTRERLIAEDPKSAELIKPFLAGRDIKRYRQPIGDKYLIFTRHGISIDDYPAIKKYLSQFKQRLQPRPKDWKGGAWSGRKPGAYKWYEIQDTINYYEEFEKPKIIVPAIVRTASYAYDRLGIYSNDKTSIIPTDDLYLLGILSSKVADIIIHSISSTKQGGYFEYKPMYVSQIPIRTIDFSDPADVARHDSLVSLVERMLALHKQLQEARTPHDEIALQRQIEATDRQIDALVYELYGLTEEEIRIVEGVQSQAR, encoded by the coding sequence TTGCCGGCACCCAAAGAGATCGTCCAGCTTGTGGAGAGGTTCCAGAATAATCGAGATGCCTACAAATCAGGGCACTACAATGAGACCCAGGTGCGAAGGGAGTTTGTCGATCCTTTCTTCAAGGCCCTGGGCTGGGATATCGATAACGAGCAGGGATTTGCCGAGGCCTACAAGGATGTGATCCACGAGGACGCCATCAAGGTGGGCGGCACCACCAGGGCTCCGGATTACTCTTTTCGCATCGGCGGCCAGCGCAAGTTCTTTTTGGAGACCAAGAAGCCCTCGGTGGACATAAAAGAGGACATCTACCCCGCCTTCCAGCTGCGGCGCTATGCCTGGACGGCAAAGCTGCCCCTGTCCATTCTCACTGACTTCGAGGAGTTCTCGGTCTACGACTGCACCATAAAGCCGGATAAAAGGGATAAGCCCTCCAAAGGGCGGATACTCTATCTGACCTACGAAGACTACCTGGAGCAGTGGGACGAGATCGAGGCCATATTCTCCAAGAACGCCATCCTCAAGGGCTCTTTTGACAGGTATGCTCAAGATAAAAGGGGAAAGAGAGGAACCGCCCAGGTGGACTCTGCCTTCCTGGAGGAGATCGCCGGCTGGAGGGAGGTCCTGGCCAGGAATATCGCCCTGCGAAATCCGGAGCTTGACACCAAAGACCTCAACTATGTCGTCCAGGCGACTGTCAACCGCATCATCTTCCTGCGGATCTGTGAGGACCGGGGAATTGAGAAGTTGATGAAGATGGAGGACCTCCTCTCAGGGGAGAGGGTCTACCCCAGGCTCTGTGAGCTGTTCAGGCGGGCGGACGAGCGCTATAATTCAAGCATCTTCCATTTCGAGAAGGAGGAGGGTAGGGAGAATCCGGATACCCTCAGCCTGCGGCTGAATATCGATGACAAACCTTTAAAAGACATTATCCGGCGGCTCTACTATCCGGACAGCCCTTATGAGTTCTCTGTCCTGCCGGCGGAGATCTTAGGCCAGGTCTATGAACAGTTTTTAGGAAAGGTCATTCGCCTCACCGACGGCCACCGGGCGGTGGTGGAGGACAAGCCCGAGGTGAAAAAAGCGGGCGGGGTCAAGTACACCCCGTCCTATATCGTGGACTATATTGTGAAAAACACACTGGGCCCGGCCCTGGAGGATAAGACGCCCTCCGATGCGTCGAAGATCAGCGTCCTTGATCCGGCCTGCGGCTCGGGCTCCTTTCTGATTGTGGCCTACCAGCATCTTCTGGACTGGCATAGAGAGTGGTACGGGCAGAAGCTTGTGCCGTTGCTGCAGAGCGGATTTCGGCCCTCGTCCGTCCAGATAAGGCATATGCTGCCGGGAAATGAGGGGGCGAGTAAGGGCAGGAAGAAGGAGAAGGGGCCGGAGCTGCCCATCTTTCAGGGCCGGGGCGGGGAGTGGAGGCTGACCACCGCCGAGAAGAAGAGGATTCTCCTGAACAACATCTATGGAGTGGACATCGACCGCCAGGCGGTGGAGGTGACCAAGCTCTCGCTTCTCCTGAAGGTGCTGGAGGGGGAGAATGAGGAGACGATCTCCAAGCAGCTCACCCTCTTTTCGGAGAGGGCGCTGCCGGATTTGAGCAGGAATATCAAGTGCGGCAATTCATTGATCGGCTGGGACATCCTGGAGGACAATCCGAATCTGGGGCAGAAGGAGATCGAGAGGATCAATCCCTTTGACTGGAGAGCGGAGTATCCGGAGGTATTCTCCAGGGGCGGATTTGATGTGGTGATAGGCAATCCGCCTTATGTCCGGCAGGAGAGTTTAGGAGAGTTCAAAGGCTATTTCCAGAAGCATTTCCAGGTCTATCAGGGGACGGCAGACCTGTATGCATACTTCATGGAGCGTGGCGTCTCTCTCCTTTTGGAAGGGGGCATCTTCTCTTACATCGTGGCCAACAAGTGGATGAGAGCGAACTACGGCCTGCCCTTGAGGAGATGGCTAAAAGAGCAGTGCATTGAGGAGATAATCGATTTTGGAGATCTGCCCGTATTCCTTGGGGCGACCACCTATCCATGCATAATACGCATTGTCAGGAGGCCACCTCAGGCGAGCTTCCAGGCAACGCAGGTCAAGACATTGGGATTCAATGATTTGGGCGAATACGTCAATGAGAACAGCTACAAAGTTAATCAATTGACTCTTGATGATTCCGGCTGGTCGCTGGCAGATGAAGCCACACAGGCCCTGCTGGACAAGCTGAAGGGTAAGGGCGTGCCCCTGGGCGAGTATGTTGGGGGAAAGATCTACTATGGCATCAAGACTGGCCTCAATGAAGCCTTTGTAATCGATGCCCAAACACGAGAGCGACTGATAGCGGAAGATCCGAAGAGCGCTGAGCTGATCAAGCCCTTCCTGGCAGGCAGGGATATCAAGAGATACCGACAACCAATCGGTGATAAGTATCTGATTTTCACCAGGCACGGAATAAGCATTGATGATTATCCGGCAATCAAGAAATACCTGAGTCAATTCAAGCAGAGGCTCCAGCCAAGGCCAAAAGACTGGAAGGGCGGAGCATGGAGTGGAAGAAAACCAGGAGCATATAAGTGGTACGAAATTCAGGATACGATTAACTACTACGAAGAGTTTGAAAAGCCAAAAATTATAGTTCCTGCCATTGTGAGAACGGCATCTTATGCCTATGATCGATTGGGAATTTACTCAAACGATAAGACTTCGATCATTCCCACAGATGATCTTTATCTATTGGGTATATTAAGTTCAAAAGTGGCGGATATCATTATCCATTCAATCTCCTCCACTAAACAGGGAGGCTACTTTGAGTACAAGCCGATGTATGTTTCGCAAATACCCATCCGCACCATCGATTTTTCAGACCCCGCCGATGTCGCCCGCCACGATTCGCTAGTCTCCCTGGTGGAGCGAATGCTCGCCCTTCACAAGCAGCTCCAGGAGGCCCGCACCCCCCATGACGAGATCGCCCTCCAGCGGCAGATCGAGGCCACCGACAGGCAGATAGATGCTCTGGTCTATGAGCTTTATGGGCTGACGGAGGAGGAGATCAGGATTGTGGAAGGGGTACAATCTCAAGCCAGATGA
- a CDS encoding MFS transporter, whose amino-acid sequence MDEHQDKENESSSKDRYFVLLLVLTGVFMSVLDGSVVSIALPTITQYFHVSIAQSQMIMTGYLVTITSLLLIFGKMAERMGKARLFSLGIAIFTASSLACGISTSLEMLVLCRIFQATGGAMMFSISAAIIFLAFPKSEQGRAMGYIGSTVAIGSILGPTLGGFIVDLLGWSYIFLINVPIGIAQMLLSAKYLKIEEKRLIGLEADWIGALTLITLIVSLMAFLGQLSYGLAPTPAMLLLALIFVLSLIGFIINESREKAPLLDLSIFRYPMFVLPSISLMLYFVANLMVSVLGPFYFEGVRGYTASQVGLIYLIIPAITVFGAPLAGIVYDRHQFRYLAALGMSIMSLAMIMLGYLASSMTTDIRLLLTCFVFMGLGGAFFQSPNNTELMRALPISKINIASSFTATIRNLGMALGVSLSGLLVSMQMAQSGYYGSISEASPLILASSISDVMMIAGGLCFMGATAAVYRGMRSE is encoded by the coding sequence ATGGATGAACATCAGGATAAAGAGAATGAATCAAGCAGCAAGGATCGCTACTTCGTCTTGCTCTTGGTCTTGACGGGCGTCTTTATGTCCGTTCTCGATGGCTCTGTGGTCAGCATCGCCCTGCCCACCATCACCCAGTACTTCCATGTGAGCATCGCCCAGTCGCAGATGATCATGACCGGCTATCTGGTGACGATCACAAGCCTGCTATTGATATTCGGAAAGATGGCAGAGCGCATGGGAAAGGCGCGGCTCTTCTCCCTTGGAATCGCCATCTTCACCGCCAGCTCTCTGGCCTGCGGCATCTCCACCAGCCTGGAGATGCTGGTCTTATGCCGGATCTTCCAGGCCACAGGAGGGGCGATGATGTTCTCCATCAGCGCAGCCATAATTTTCCTCGCCTTCCCCAAGAGCGAGCAGGGCCGGGCCATGGGCTACATCGGATCGACAGTGGCAATAGGCAGCATCCTGGGGCCGACTCTGGGAGGATTCATCGTCGACCTACTGGGCTGGAGCTACATATTTCTCATCAATGTGCCCATAGGAATCGCTCAGATGCTCCTATCAGCCAAGTATCTGAAGATCGAGGAGAAGAGGTTGATAGGGCTGGAGGCGGACTGGATAGGGGCCCTGACCCTGATCACCCTTATCGTCTCTCTGATGGCATTTCTCGGCCAGCTCTCATATGGCCTTGCCCCGACCCCGGCCATGCTCCTCTTGGCCCTGATCTTTGTCCTTTCCCTGATCGGATTCATCATCAACGAGTCCAGGGAGAAGGCTCCCCTGCTGGACCTCTCCATCTTCCGGTATCCCATGTTTGTCCTGCCCAGCATCAGTCTGATGCTCTATTTTGTGGCCAACCTGATGGTCTCAGTTCTCGGGCCGTTCTACTTTGAAGGGGTGAGAGGCTACACAGCCTCCCAGGTGGGACTGATCTATCTCATCATCCCCGCGATCACCGTCTTCGGAGCGCCCCTGGCCGGGATCGTATACGACAGGCATCAGTTCAGATACCTGGCCGCCCTGGGAATGTCGATCATGTCCCTTGCCATGATCATGCTCGGATACCTGGCCTCCAGTATGACGACCGATATCCGGCTGCTTTTGACCTGCTTTGTCTTCATGGGATTGGGCGGGGCATTCTTCCAAAGCCCCAACAACACCGAGCTGATGAGGGCCCTGCCCATCTCCAAGATCAACATCGCCTCCAGCTTCACCGCTACCATCAGAAACCTGGGAATGGCCCTGGGAGTCTCCCTATCCGGCCTTTTGGTCTCAATGCAGATGGCCCAGTCAGGCTACTATGGAAGCATATCCGAGGCCTCGCCCCTGATCCTCGCGAGCAGCATCAGTGATGTGATGATGATCGCCGGAGGCTTATGCTTCATGGGCGCCACTGCAGCCGTATACAGGGGGATGAGATCAGAATGA
- a CDS encoding phenylacetate--CoA ligase family protein codes for MSGYWDPHIERMPLENLHSLQEDRLKSVVRYVYDHSAFYRQRFKEANIMPEDIKSLADVTKLPFTRKADLRDNYPTGMFSAPKNQLVRYHVSSGTTGKPTVVGYTRGDIETWSESLARALTSLGLSRDDVVQVGYGYGLFTGGLGLHYGAERIGAAVLPVGTGNTERQIELMQDLGTTAIACTPSYFLHMMEVAERMGVSIKNDTRLRVGIFGAEPWSIETRERIESNTGIDAYDIYGTSEISGPLFTECQAKNGIHVWGDMFLTEVVDPNTGEPVAEGERGELVFTTLHKFALPLIRYRIGDLSAISWEACECGRTHPRIMKIMGRTDDMLIIRGINVFPSQVESVLMSIPEVGDHWEIVVDRKGPLDMMTVRVELTESGFSDKIGDLMRLENKVSKELKGVLNIAAEVELVEPGTIPRSMGKAKRVTDNRKV; via the coding sequence ATGTCTGGTTACTGGGACCCTCATATTGAGCGCATGCCCCTGGAGAACCTTCATTCCCTCCAGGAGGACAGGCTCAAGTCCGTAGTGCGCTACGTCTATGACCACTCCGCTTTCTACCGGCAGAGGTTCAAGGAGGCCAACATCATGCCAGAGGATATCAAGAGCCTGGCAGATGTGACCAAGCTGCCCTTCACCAGGAAGGCAGATCTACGGGACAACTATCCCACAGGCATGTTCAGCGCCCCTAAGAACCAGTTGGTGCGCTACCATGTATCCAGCGGCACCACAGGCAAGCCCACAGTGGTCGGCTACACCAGGGGCGATATCGAGACCTGGTCGGAGTCCCTGGCCAGAGCCCTGACCTCCCTGGGCCTTTCCCGTGATGATGTGGTTCAGGTGGGATACGGCTACGGCCTTTTCACCGGCGGCCTGGGGCTGCATTATGGTGCAGAGCGCATTGGTGCTGCCGTCCTGCCCGTGGGCACCGGCAACACTGAACGCCAGATCGAGCTGATGCAGGATCTGGGCACCACCGCTATTGCCTGCACCCCATCTTACTTCCTGCACATGATGGAGGTGGCGGAGAGGATGGGCGTCTCCATCAAGAATGATACCCGTCTCAGGGTGGGCATATTCGGGGCGGAGCCGTGGTCCATAGAGACCAGGGAGAGGATCGAGAGCAATACGGGGATTGATGCCTATGACATCTACGGGACGAGCGAGATCTCCGGACCTTTATTCACTGAGTGCCAGGCGAAGAATGGTATTCACGTCTGGGGAGATATGTTCCTGACTGAGGTGGTGGATCCGAACACCGGCGAGCCAGTGGCCGAGGGAGAGAGGGGGGAGCTGGTGTTCACCACATTGCACAAGTTCGCCCTACCCCTCATCCGTTATAGAATTGGTGACCTCTCTGCAATAAGCTGGGAGGCCTGTGAGTGCGGCCGCACCCACCCGCGGATCATGAAGATCATGGGCCGGACGGATGATATGCTCATCATCAGGGGCATCAATGTCTTCCCCAGCCAGGTGGAGTCGGTGCTGATGAGTATTCCCGAGGTGGGGGATCACTGGGAGATAGTCGTCGACCGCAAGGGACCTTTGGATATGATGACTGTGCGAGTGGAGCTGACTGAGTCCGGCTTCTCCGATAAGATCGGCGACCTGATGAGGCTGGAGAATAAGGTCTCCAAGGAGCTGAAAGGGGTGCTGAACATAGCGGCAGAGGTGGAGCTGGTCGAGCCCGGAACCATCCCCCGCTCCATGGGCAAGGCCAAGAGAGTGACTGACAACAGAAAGGTTTAG